One genomic segment of Drosophila melanogaster chromosome 3R includes these proteins:
- the CG7091 gene encoding uncharacterized protein, with protein sequence MSSMSWTLPRLSQSSASTAHGLVGSVRLTYAICAFLATCLHAAMRNMLGMIILKMVMPRPEDALVVPAGLSRLTEGNVTSTGRCGSPRVVFNPQIQETQSGDLPWTRNQELTFPGVYYYGYVVSISLSGYLADRCSSKRLFIVSLIFEAVAYILLPAMAHSSFEAGVVDLVICGLLAGCGNPAMYKLFVTWAHPTERTALLSFAYSGLLMGSMLVYPVASYLSNFGWELSFYVVGGVGLSFGIACCFLVYDTVEQHPRISNEEVDYLRQGKSQLGQQRQPVVTIPWKSLLAAPPVYAFILTHMFHTYTFLVIVQLMPRFMREAMEFDLREVGFLSAAPYLGGICSKVMCILGGSYVERRVGPDQNCVRRMLYGICSILTTSLIGVIILANCDDKILVLVMFAFMMATTDMGFSGYWPTLLYFAPSFAGLLSGLANGMAHLSGFLAPHLVAALVHTGSKDEWNVVLMTLIVFNTMAMLVFAFCSSTNLQPWDPRSRMEKTASPSAQESNS encoded by the exons ATGAGCAGCATGTCATGGACCCTGCCACGCCTCTCGCAGTCCAGTGCATCCACCGCCCACGGACTAGTGGGTTCCGTTCGCCTGACCTACGCCATATGTGCCTTTTTGGCAACTTGCCTACACGCCGCCATGAGGAACATGCTCGGCATGATCATCCTCAAGATGGTCATGCCCCGGCCGGAGGATGCACTGGTCGTTCCAGCGGGGTTGAGTCGCCTAACGGAGGGCAATGTCACCTCCACGGGTCGATGTGGATCTCCTCGGGTCGTTTTCAATCCGCAGATTCAAGAGACTCAG TCGGGCGACTTACCATGGACCCGAAACCAGGAGCTGACCTTCCCAGGTGTCTACTACTATGGCTACGTGGTTTCCATCTCGCTATCCGGCTATCTGGCAGATCGGTGCAGCAGCAAGCGGCTGTTCATCGTGTCCCTGATCTTCGAGGCTGTGGCCTACATACTGCTCCCAGCAATGGCGCACTCTAGTTTCGAGGCCGGAGTGGTTGATCTGGTCATCTGTGGTTTACTGGCG GGCTGTGGAAATCCGGCAATGTATAAACTGTTCGTGACCTGGGCTCATCCCACAGAGAGAACAGCGCTCCTGTCCTTCGCCTACAGTGGTCTTCTGATGGGCTCCATGTTGGTTTACCCGGTGGCCAGTTATCTGAGCAACTTCGGCTGGGAACTGTCCTTCTATGTAGTCGGTGGAGTTGGCCTCTCATTCGGCATTGCCTGCTGCTTTCTCGTTTACGACACCGTGGAGCAACATCCAAGGATATCGAATGAGGAGGTGGATTACCTGAGGCAGGGCAAGAGTCAATTGGgacagcagcggcagcca GTGGTAACCATTCCCTGGAAGAGCCTGCTCGCCGCGCCGCCCGTCTACGCCTTCATCCTGACCCACATGTTCCACACCTACACCTTCCTGGTGATTGTGCAACTGATGCCGCGATTTATGCGCGAGGCCATGGAGTTCGATCTCCGCGAGGTGGGCTTCCTCTCGGCGGCGCCGTATCTGGGCGGGATCTGCTCGAAGGTGATGTGCATCCTGGGTGGCAGCTATGTGGAACGACGCGTGGGTCCTGACCAGAATTGTGTGCGAAGAATGCTGTACGGGATCT GCAGCATCCTGACCACTTCTTTGATTGGGGTCATCATCCTGGCTAATTGTGATGACAAAATACTAGTACTTGTGATGTTTGCCTTCATGATGGCCACTACGGATATGGGTTTCAGTGGCTACTGGCCCACGCTGCTCTACTTTGCGCCCTCCTTCGCGGGATTGCTATCGGGATTGGCCAATGGAATGGCCCATCTTTCCGGATTCTTAGCTCCCCATCTTGTGGCCGCTCTGGTCCACACT GGCAGCAAGGATGAGTGGAATGTGGTGTTGATGACGCTGATTGTCTTTAATACGATGGCCATGTTggtatttgcattttgcagcAGTACGAACCTACAACCTTGGGATCCTCGTAGCAGAATGGAGAAAACTGCATCACCAAGTGCTCAGGAATCAAATAGTTAG
- the Paip2 gene encoding polyA-binding protein interacting protein 2, isoform A: MLLKVPSVDWTDQIIYVVDDDESLSDIDDEPDFSEYMWMENEEEFDKNELQRLEEEEIMQECFEAMIEDELEEQINEWEKAKTDEQNTALSALPKSQCDVEKSVLNPMADEFVPRCHVIDFPAS; this comes from the exons ATGTTGTTAAAAGTGCCATCTGTGGACTGGACGGATCAAATAATTTACGTAGTGGACGACGACGAGTCGCTGTCAGACATCGACGATGAGCCAGATTTTTCCGAATACATGTGGATGGAGAACGAGGAGGAGTTCGACAAGAAC GAACTGCAACGGCTGGAGGAGGAAGAGATTATGCAGGAGTGTTTTGAAGCCATGATAGAAGacgagctggaggagcagatCAACGAATGGGAGAAGGCCAA GACGGACGAGCAGAACACGGCACTTTCCGCACTACCCAAGAGCCAGTGTGATGTTGAAAAGTCTGTTCTGAATCCGATGGCTGATGAGTTTGTTCCGCGTTGTCATGTTATAGATTTCCCTGCCTCATAA
- the CG31342 gene encoding uncharacterized protein, isoform B, translated as MAAAATAAPATSSGNASVPAPLPAAAPGGGGGAPGAGGGGAGAQFREIHKNTWLKRLTADGKRLTVGPKKSECSWVVFCVHDDTEALLEGYAEPRQAAGHLPEWAVSLRETLHISHALIPNSHEFEFVVTLSHEVLRFHAVSWEIMQEWVETLRSKLREMKILSPRENLYTKLPEVRAPLLPTRDPTSPLPPPPPVPAALVPGVERVVAPSHQAPPAPPPEPPTSPVPTTPAPPAPAPAAMSNTLTQHLLNMLSDPISTYSEQISESVESASGQEDVAVAEEPPAEQPTTSDADLNLSDDEYLSPLLRKACMLTENGARVDVVVVTGQRVSADQVLNLEHILQCERLIPRPQTSRSMSAGAADKSKRPQRKPLQSQSSSAAPTNSADSQDNITIIQVSNTANSGQEHPPELPPKNTTTAEVFRFPEVKSKPQTNAKQQPIQTHHEYKSNVQIIPSNASSSTSTIQVLGKQSSSSNPYTTPVKQSSSNGSSSQVSGTTKVKVLGDGDATTKVAVYGTCYPAAGGSAPSSSAASSSVNPAKPQTPRLSKKIILSANTSGITNISVNTEQGSDSIISGNIHYEKVFLSSSIPITSRSSPTRVANTNTTQPVTNGSPALPRRRLASPATAQPVTPNAAGRATPQLTRGLTELVISSRPSRRDFHYLKLLNTPLKTKTSHKSTSAANNNIEQSTPSSSNSTQVTPTQRNNTSIVTGDSQEQRRRSSSTSDAQAPLQRVPQPATQRNANNNEFTPSRNGAFRMQPPPQGTPPSSTNPAQQSPNKRLTLREQQVMQLRREIMHPGGVRLNLRRKDCVGSIAWVEAFGGVWIAGWKQKEHPVLYNALHIGDQLLSIAGVSISSAAEANKIIRNTNTLFVEVLLRRIPFGRAYAIRRDREGQCLGLIRDGNTSTIVDVVPNSLAARHGLPPKTQSCDGNSLTFWMLTEINGRSLNLFFKDFEIRDRLNSVGRDISILVQPSDLITKLKKQLKSLRGYKDYLVQ; from the exons ATGGCAGCGGCGGCGACGGCAGCACCTGCGACATCCAGCGGGAATGCCAGTGTACCTGCTCCACTGCCCGCGGCTGCCccaggcggaggaggaggcgcACCAGGTGCTGGTGGGGGTGGAGCAGGTGCCCAATTCCGGGAAATTCACAAGAACACATGGCTCAAACGGCTGACAGCGGATGGGAAACGACTGACCGTCGGGCCCAAG AAATCTGAGTGCTCCTGGGTGGTGTTCTGTGTTCACGATGATACGGAAGCTCTGCTGGAGGGCTATGCGGAACCTCGTCAGGCAGCTGGTCATCTGCCGGAATGGGCCGTTTCCTTGCGGGAAACCCTGCACATCTCCCATGCCCTCATCCCCAATTCGCATGAGTTCGAGTTTGTGGTCACGCTGAGCCACGAGGTGTTGCGCTTTCACGCCGTCTCTTG GGAGATTATGCAAGAGTGGGTGGAAACGCTGCGCTCCAAGCTGCGCGAAATGAAGATTCTGTCGCCGCGCGAAAACCTCTACACGAAGCTACCTGAAGTGCGCGCACCGTTGCTGCCCACGCGGGATCCCACATCGCCACtgccaccacctcctccagtTCCGGCGGCTCTGGTACCGGGCGTCGAGCGTGTGGTGGCACCCAGCCATCAGGCTCCGCCAGCACCACCTCCTGAGCCACCAACAAGTCCAGTGCCCACCACACCTGCACCTCCTGCCCCTGCTCCCGCTGCCATGTCCAACACTTTAACGCAGCACCTCCTCAACATGCTCTCCGATCCCATAAGCACCTACAGCGAGCAGATCAGTGAGTCGGTAGAGTCAGCCTCTGGTCAGGAAGATGTTGCTGTAGCTGAGGAACCTCCAGCGGAGCAACCGACCACTAGTGATGCCGATTTGAATCTCTCGGATGACGAATACCTGTCGCCCTTGCTGCGCAAGGCATGTATGCTTACCGAGAATGGAGCTCGCGTTGACGTCGTGGTGGTCACTGGACAGCGCGTTTCTGCCG ATCAAGTCCTAAATTTGGAGCACATTCTGCAATGCGAACGACTGATTCCCAG ACCGCAAACATCGCGATCCATGTCAGCTGGAGCGGCAGACAAATCAAAGCGACCGCAACGCAAGCCCCTCCAATCCCAATCTTCGAGCGCCGCTCCTACGAACAGTGCGGACTCTCAGGACAACATCACAATTATCCAAGTGTCGAATACCGCCAACAGTGGCCAGGAACATCCACCCGAACTGCCGCCCAAGAACACCACCACCGCTGAGGTGTTTCGATTCCCTGAGGTTAAGAGCAAGCCCCAGACTAATGCCAAGCAGCAGCCAATCCAGACCCATCACGAGTATAAAAGCAACGTACAAATCATTCCGTCCAACGCCAGTAGCAGTACCAGTACCATTCAAGTCCTTGGCAAACAGTCCAGTAGCAGCAATCCGTATACAACGCCCGTTAAGCAAAGCTCGTCCAATGGCTCCAGTTCACAGGTGTCGGGCACCACGAAAGTAAAGGTGTTGGGTGACGGAGACGCAACCACCAAGGTGGCTGTCTACGGCACCTGCTATCCAGCGGCCGGAGGAAGTGCACCCAGTTCTTCCGCAGCCTCTTCCTCTGTTAATCCTGCCAAGCCGCAGACGCCCAGATTAAGTAAAAAGATAATACTCAGTGCCAACACCTCGGGCATTACGAATATTAGCGTGAATACAGAACAGGGCAGTGACTCCATAATCAGTGGTAATATCCACTACGAGAAGGTCTTCCTTTCCTCCAGCATTCCGATCACCAGCAGAAGCAGTCCCACAAGAGTGGCAAACACGAATACCACACAGCCAGTGACTAATGGCAGTCCAGCTTTGCCACGTCGTCGGTTGGCTTCGCCGGCAACGGCGCAACCAGTGACCCCCAATGCAGCCGGCAGGGCGACGCCGCAGTTGACCCGAGGACTAACCGAACTGGTCATTAGTTCGCGGCCAAGTAGAAGGGATTTCCACTACCTAAAGCTGTTGAACACGCCACTGAAAACGAAGACATCGCACAAGTCAACCAGCGCCGCGAATAACAACATTGAACAATCCACGCCTTCCAGCTCCAATAGTACCCAAGTTACGCCAACGCAAAGGAATAACACCTCGATTGTAACCGGTGACAGCCAGGAGCAGCGGCGACGCAGTTCGTCCACATCCGATGCCCAGGCTCCACTTCAGCGGGTCCCTCAGCCCGCAACGCAGCGTAACGCTAACAATAACGAGTTTACGCCATCCCGAAACGGAGCCTTTCGTATGCAGCCACCGCCACAGGGAACACCTCCGTCAAGCACCAATCCCGCCCAGCAGTCGCCCAACAAGCGATTGACTTTGCGGGAGCAGCAAGTGATGCAGCTGCGTCGCGAGATTATGCATCCTGGAGGAGTGCGACTGAATCTAAGGCGCAAGGACTGCGTCGGTTCCATCGCTTGGGTAGAAGCCTTCGGTGGCGTTTG GATTGCAGGCTGGAAGCAGAAGGAACACCCTGTGCTCTACAATGCCCTACACATCGGTGATCAGCTACTGTCCATAGCAGGTGTGAGCATTAGCAGTGCAGCTGAGGCCAACAAGATAATAAGGAACACCAATACGCTATTT GTTGAGGTCTTGCTGCGACGAATCCCATTTGGTCGCGCCTATGCTATCCGACGTGACCGCGAGGGTCAGTGCCTGGGTCTGATTCGGGATGGAAACACTTCGACAATCGTGGATGTGGTGCCAAATAGTTTGGCTGCACGTCACGGTCTTCCGCCCAAG ACGCAATCGTGTGACGGAAATTCACTTACCTTTTGGATGCTCACCGAGATCAATGGTCGTTCGCTGAATCTGTTCTTCAAGGATTTCGAGATACGCGACCGCCTGAACTCCGTGGGACGCGATATATCCATTTTGGTGCAACCGTCGGATTTGATAACCAAGCTGAAAAAGCAGCTGAAGTCGCTGCGCGGCTACAAGGATTACTTAGTGCAGTAG
- the CG14383 gene encoding uncharacterized protein yields MAKPFSLTEEKLDDLFVQEVVSVVKLVDMLPDKDNIVPTCTRWLNIFQQSTPKERFSRNYMLLLLHKQLNDHKSLGYPFTWPGSFQLDLRTLHQMSLKPNPAIGKDVVCCKFDESLNEEEQSSFSSCENIVEANRRLVKENAALTKESMELQCLIDKLQVKRAADKHAIKRINDQIYMLDKENRYLKRNFACSSISALKRLCNGQDPAMFFDTMFSVFCEDVSDHQQVQHFNELFKTLLHAHMDHYRRQQRAPLMEEASQSFDNLKAQVSKRYKNVLGMKLDAESHELTLSAMRYLAVLRKLFKATFKGKASTKKAVLKFLQHNYELMNEML; encoded by the coding sequence ATGGCCAAACCGTTTTCTTTGACAGAGGAGAAGCTAGATGACCTATTTGTGCAGGAGGTTGTCAGTGTGGTGAAACTGGTGGACATGCTGCCCGATAAAGATAACATTGTGCCCACATGCACCCGATGGCTCAACATCTTCCAGCAGTCAACGCCGAAGGAACGCTTTTCCAGAAACTATATGCTACTGCTCCTTCATAAACAACTCAATGATCACAAATCGTTGGGTTATCCATTTACGTGGCCGGGCAGTTTCCAGTTGGATTTGCGCACTCTTCACCAAATGAGCCTAAAACCGAATCCCGCAATCGGCAAAGATGTTGTATGCTGCAAATTTGATGAAAGTTTGAATGAGGAGGAACAGTCTTCTTTTAGTTCATGCGAGAATATAGTGGAGGCCAATCGTAGGTTGGTCAAAGAAAACGCTGCACTAACCAAGGAGTCGATGGAGCTTCAATGTCTGATCGATAAGTTGCAGGTGAAACGCGCGGCGGACAAACATGCCATTAAAAGGATAAATGATCAGATTTACATGCTGGACAAGGAGAACCGATATCTGAAGCGAAATTTCGCCTGCTCCTCAATCAGCGCCCTAAAAAGACTATGCAATGGACAGGATCCGGCGATGTTTTTTGACACCATGTTCAGTGTTTTCTGCGAAGACGTATCAGACCACCAGCAGGTGCAGCACTTTAACGAACTCTTCAAAACCTTGCTACATGCCCACATGGATCACTACCGGCGACAGCAGCGTGCTCCTCTGATGGAGGAGGCAAGCCAAAGTTTTGACAATCTGAAAGCCCAGGTGAGCAAGAGATACAAAAATGTGTTGGGCATGAAATTGGATGCCGAGAGCCACGAGCTCACCCTCAGTGCCATGAGATATCTAGCCGTCCTGCGAAAATTGTTCAAGGCCACCTTTAAGGGCAAAGCGAGCACCAAGAAGGCAGTACTCAAGTTCCTGCAGCACAACTACGAGCTTATGAACGAGATGTTGTAG
- the CG31342 gene encoding uncharacterized protein, isoform C, producing the protein MAAAATAAPATSSGNASVPAPLPAAAPGGGGGAPGAGGGGAGAQFREIHKNTWLKRLTADGKRLTVGPKKSECSWVVFCVHDDTEALLEGYAEPRQAAGHLPEWAVSLRETLHISHALIPNSHEFEFVVTLSHEVLRFHAVSWEIMQEWVETLRSKLREMKILSPRENLYTKLPEVRAPLLPTRDPTSPLPPPPPVPAALVPGVERVVAPSHQAPPAPPPEPPTSPVPTTPAPPAPAPAAMSNTLTQHLLNMLSDPISTYSEQISESVESASGQEDVAVAEEPPAEQPTTSDADLNLSDDEYLSPLLRKACMLTENGARVDVVVVTGQRVSADQVLNLEHILQCERLIPRPQTSRSMSAGAADKSKRPQRKPLQSQSSSAAPTNSADSQDNITIIQVSNTANSGQEHPPELPPKNTTTAEVFRFPEVKSKPQTNAKQQPIQTHHEYKSNVQIIPSNASSSTSTIQVLGKQSSSSNPYTTPVKQSSSNGSSSQVSGTTKVKVLGDGDATTKVAVYGTCYPAAGGSAPSSSAASSSVNPAKPQTPRLSKKIILSANTSGITNISVNTEQGSDSIISGNIHYEKVFLSSSIPITSRSSPTRVANTNTTQPVTNGSPALPRRRLASPATAQPVTPNAAGRATPQLTRGLTELVISSRPSRRDFHYLKLLNTPLKTKTSHKSTSAANNNIEQSTPSSSNSTQVTPTQRNNTSIVTGDSQEQRRRSSSTSDAQAPLQRVPQPATQRNANNNEFTPSRNGAFRMQPPPQGTPPSSTNPAQQSPNKRLTLREQQVMQLRREIMHPGGVRLNLRRKDCVGSIAWVEAFGGVW; encoded by the exons ATGGCAGCGGCGGCGACGGCAGCACCTGCGACATCCAGCGGGAATGCCAGTGTACCTGCTCCACTGCCCGCGGCTGCCccaggcggaggaggaggcgcACCAGGTGCTGGTGGGGGTGGAGCAGGTGCCCAATTCCGGGAAATTCACAAGAACACATGGCTCAAACGGCTGACAGCGGATGGGAAACGACTGACCGTCGGGCCCAAG AAATCTGAGTGCTCCTGGGTGGTGTTCTGTGTTCACGATGATACGGAAGCTCTGCTGGAGGGCTATGCGGAACCTCGTCAGGCAGCTGGTCATCTGCCGGAATGGGCCGTTTCCTTGCGGGAAACCCTGCACATCTCCCATGCCCTCATCCCCAATTCGCATGAGTTCGAGTTTGTGGTCACGCTGAGCCACGAGGTGTTGCGCTTTCACGCCGTCTCTTG GGAGATTATGCAAGAGTGGGTGGAAACGCTGCGCTCCAAGCTGCGCGAAATGAAGATTCTGTCGCCGCGCGAAAACCTCTACACGAAGCTACCTGAAGTGCGCGCACCGTTGCTGCCCACGCGGGATCCCACATCGCCACtgccaccacctcctccagtTCCGGCGGCTCTGGTACCGGGCGTCGAGCGTGTGGTGGCACCCAGCCATCAGGCTCCGCCAGCACCACCTCCTGAGCCACCAACAAGTCCAGTGCCCACCACACCTGCACCTCCTGCCCCTGCTCCCGCTGCCATGTCCAACACTTTAACGCAGCACCTCCTCAACATGCTCTCCGATCCCATAAGCACCTACAGCGAGCAGATCAGTGAGTCGGTAGAGTCAGCCTCTGGTCAGGAAGATGTTGCTGTAGCTGAGGAACCTCCAGCGGAGCAACCGACCACTAGTGATGCCGATTTGAATCTCTCGGATGACGAATACCTGTCGCCCTTGCTGCGCAAGGCATGTATGCTTACCGAGAATGGAGCTCGCGTTGACGTCGTGGTGGTCACTGGACAGCGCGTTTCTGCCG ATCAAGTCCTAAATTTGGAGCACATTCTGCAATGCGAACGACTGATTCCCAG ACCGCAAACATCGCGATCCATGTCAGCTGGAGCGGCAGACAAATCAAAGCGACCGCAACGCAAGCCCCTCCAATCCCAATCTTCGAGCGCCGCTCCTACGAACAGTGCGGACTCTCAGGACAACATCACAATTATCCAAGTGTCGAATACCGCCAACAGTGGCCAGGAACATCCACCCGAACTGCCGCCCAAGAACACCACCACCGCTGAGGTGTTTCGATTCCCTGAGGTTAAGAGCAAGCCCCAGACTAATGCCAAGCAGCAGCCAATCCAGACCCATCACGAGTATAAAAGCAACGTACAAATCATTCCGTCCAACGCCAGTAGCAGTACCAGTACCATTCAAGTCCTTGGCAAACAGTCCAGTAGCAGCAATCCGTATACAACGCCCGTTAAGCAAAGCTCGTCCAATGGCTCCAGTTCACAGGTGTCGGGCACCACGAAAGTAAAGGTGTTGGGTGACGGAGACGCAACCACCAAGGTGGCTGTCTACGGCACCTGCTATCCAGCGGCCGGAGGAAGTGCACCCAGTTCTTCCGCAGCCTCTTCCTCTGTTAATCCTGCCAAGCCGCAGACGCCCAGATTAAGTAAAAAGATAATACTCAGTGCCAACACCTCGGGCATTACGAATATTAGCGTGAATACAGAACAGGGCAGTGACTCCATAATCAGTGGTAATATCCACTACGAGAAGGTCTTCCTTTCCTCCAGCATTCCGATCACCAGCAGAAGCAGTCCCACAAGAGTGGCAAACACGAATACCACACAGCCAGTGACTAATGGCAGTCCAGCTTTGCCACGTCGTCGGTTGGCTTCGCCGGCAACGGCGCAACCAGTGACCCCCAATGCAGCCGGCAGGGCGACGCCGCAGTTGACCCGAGGACTAACCGAACTGGTCATTAGTTCGCGGCCAAGTAGAAGGGATTTCCACTACCTAAAGCTGTTGAACACGCCACTGAAAACGAAGACATCGCACAAGTCAACCAGCGCCGCGAATAACAACATTGAACAATCCACGCCTTCCAGCTCCAATAGTACCCAAGTTACGCCAACGCAAAGGAATAACACCTCGATTGTAACCGGTGACAGCCAGGAGCAGCGGCGACGCAGTTCGTCCACATCCGATGCCCAGGCTCCACTTCAGCGGGTCCCTCAGCCCGCAACGCAGCGTAACGCTAACAATAACGAGTTTACGCCATCCCGAAACGGAGCCTTTCGTATGCAGCCACCGCCACAGGGAACACCTCCGTCAAGCACCAATCCCGCCCAGCAGTCGCCCAACAAGCGATTGACTTTGCGGGAGCAGCAAGTGATGCAGCTGCGTCGCGAGATTATGCATCCTGGAGGAGTGCGACTGAATCTAAGGCGCAAGGACTGCGTCGGTTCCATCGCTTGGGTAGAAGCCTTCGGTGGCGTTTGGTAA